One window from the genome of Dioscorea cayenensis subsp. rotundata cultivar TDr96_F1 chromosome 3, TDr96_F1_v2_PseudoChromosome.rev07_lg8_w22 25.fasta, whole genome shotgun sequence encodes:
- the LOC120249259 gene encoding putative disease resistance protein RGA3, producing the protein MASATLSALAGSLLSPLSKVSLEKLIGHLWDYLSSSPSPSSPDEAEKQQQLEDSLEALKDAKLTVRLMQSRIMKLFQKHHQNERVVGLHNKLKDVGYDIQDLESEMTYMELERKVQEINKAEEEEVGDSTSSQFRGKRSFPFRLPTAFLSKKKRGVPASSQSSSLSTDEDIVRQVTSIIKQLNSIESKLKEETMLEELFDQIKLNGVYDPREYHFTENERVTTSSTNERKIYGRNDEIQRLIEFLTRPNVNDSNISVVPIVGMGGIGKTTLAQFVFNDKEIENHFDEKAWIYVSNHFDRCRITKEMLHVINPNVQCCNTSNLDFLERELQRHLTGKKFLLVLDDIWSDEWQWLLAPLQSSQAHAIKIIVTCRDPMVLRSIDERNKIILKGIDHQEYWSLFLNCAFAENNPDNYSQKLHDIGRRIVKKLMGSPLAAKTVGKLLGRDLTEKHWNDVLENDLWKLKTDAHDILPALALSYYHLPSHLQPCFVYCSLLRYRYFKMEELIYMWIANGYIHESGSNSKTMHDIGEKYCYELLAMGFFDKVDSTEVKMHDLMHDLAQLVSHGEICIYKSGKDEKLSKNARHVYVEDSIDPGLVCETNNLRTFVLEGVGSMFALFNHGAFKKIRMLVISNDNLQEFPDVICYLKHLQYLDLLRTHITSIPESLCGLYQLKVLKLPRSLLTLPSQVHSLINLEILYTGNRRNGLMCMQLRNLNNLRGRLSIVALEIIRNKKEATKAKLNEKCHIKKLNLHWNIDTVDACKNDVQEVLEGLQPHPDLEQLNIEAYMGTKTPGWLMTLALQKLQKLSLIKCKNWACLPAALGLLASLKVLHLDDIGNITIECDDSVPKMFPSLELLQLHRATVSFKSMSSSLSSSRSLTTPGHSKFFPRLQELIVDKCDEVNGLLLPHLSTLKALHLKASGGLQSQVPRCLQNFTSLTSIYLLFIKGLKTETTIEIGAQQQQEGWVLPNLKYIKIECCEDKSFMQDLLLRVPSLEILCLSKCSPVSLLAVGRLSFLRDIELEEVELILEDLAPVFPSLNELRILKKSTIIFQNVPSSVTTQIHNCFPCLGFLNIQECDELVNGLHWSISSQLPQCLYGLSSLTNLYFSGTKIENFPIEVMATLHALSWLELNHCNELSSVEGLQALPSLRYLYIFNCPKFRTWSIEEMPMLYEIDIRSCQDLASMPPWLHRLPLLKNLRIHKCPKFDSLPEDGLPSSLETLEIIECEPGLMERCQQEQSPEWLMIQHIPKRKYIY; encoded by the exons ATGGCTTCTGCAACTTTGTCCGCCCTTGCTGGATCTCTTCTTTCACCCTTGAGTAAAGTCAGTTTGGAGAAATTGATCGGTCATTTATGGGATTAtctatcatcatcaccatcaccatcttcCCCTGACGAAGCAGAGAAACAACAACAACTGGAGGATTCACTGGAAGCCTTGAAAGATGCCAAGTTGACTGTCAGGTTGATGCAGAGTAGAATCATGAAATTGTttcaaaaacatcatcaaaacGAGAGGGTTGTGGGTTTGCACAACAAGCTCAAAGATGTTGGTTATGACATACAAGACTTAGAATCAGAGATGACATACATGGAACTGGAGAGAAAGGTGCAGGAGATCAACAaggctgaagaagaagaagtaggtGACAGTACTAGTAGCCAATTCAGGGGAAAGCGCTCGTTTCCATTTCGTCTACCAACTGCCTTCTTATCTAAGAAGAAACGTGGAGTTCCAGCATCATCACAATCCTCAAGTCTGTCAACAg ATGAAGACATTGTGAGACAGGTTACTAGtattataaaacaattaaatagcATTGAATCAAAGTTGAAGGAAGAAACCATGTTGGAAGAATTGTTTGACCAGATCAAGTTGAATGGAGTTTATGATCCAAGGGAATATCACTTCACAGAAAATGAACGTGTCACCACGTCATCAACGAATGAAAGGAAGATATATGGTCGAAATGATGAAATACAACGGTTGATTGAGTTTCTCACAAGGCCAAATGTCAACGATAGTAATATTTCTGTTGTTCCAATAGTTGGGATGGGTGGTATTGGCAAAACAACTCTGGCTCAGTTTGTCTTCAACGACAAAGAAATAGAAAACCATTTTGATGAGAAAGCGTGGATATATGTATCAAATCACTTTGATAGATGTAGAATCACCAAAGAAATGCTACATGTCATCAACCCAAATGTTCAATGTTGCAACACCTCCAACTTGGATTTTCTTGAGAGAGAACTCCAAAGGCATTTGACAGGGaagaaatttttattggtgCTAGATGATATTTGGTCTGATGAGTGGCAATGGCTCCTTGCCCCTCTCCAATCTTCACAAGCACATGCCATTAAAATCATTGTGACTTGTAGGGATCCTATGGTGCTAAGAAGCatagatgaaagaaataaaattattttgaaaggtATAGATCATCAAGAGTATTGGTCACTTTTTTTGAATTGTGCCTTTGCCGAAAACAATCCTGACAATTATTCACAGAAGCTACATGATATAGGAAGGCGCATAGTGAAAAAGCTGATGGGATCACCATTAGCAGCGAAGACAGTGGGAAAGCTTCTAGGACGTGATCTAACTGAGAAGCATTGGAATGATGTATTGGAAAATGATTTGTGGAAATTAAAAACCGATGCACATGATATTTTGCCTGCACTTGCATTGAGTTACTATCATCTACCTTCACATCTTCAGCCATGCTTTGTTTATTGTTCTTTGTTGCGTTATCGTTACTTTAAAATGGAGGAGTTGATTTACATGTGGATAGCCAATGGGTATATACATGAAAGCGGAAGTAATTCAAAGACAATGCATGATATAGGAGAAAAGTATTGTTATGAACTGCTTGCAATGGGTTTCTTTGATAAGGTTGATTCTACAGAGGTCAAAATGCATGACTTAATGCATGATTTAGCCCAACTAGTTTCTCATGGGGAGATTTGCATTTACAAGAGTGGGAAAGATGAAAAACTCTCAAAAAATGCCCGTCATGTATATGTAGAAGACTCGATTGATCCTGGGTTGGTATGTGAAACTAATAACTTGCGCACATTTGTGTTAGAGGGAGTTGGTTCCATGTTTGCTCTCTTCAACCATGGGGCATTCAAAAAAATCCGAATGTTAGTAATCTCTAATGATAATTTGCAAGAATTCCCGGATGTTATTTGCTATCTAAAACACTTGCAATATTTGGATTTGTTGAGGACCCACATCACATCGATACCAGAATCACTATGTGGGCTTTATCAGTTGAAAGTGTTGAAATTGCCGCGGTCTCTACTGACCTTACCAAGTCAAGTACATAGTCTCATAAACCTTGAAATATTGTACACAGGTAATAGAAGAAATGGCTTGATGTGCATGCAATTGAGGAATTTGAATAACCTAAGAGGACGACTTTCAATTGTAGCCTTGGAGATTATCCGCAATAAGAAAGAAGCAACAAAAGCcaaattgaatgaaaaatgtcATATCAAGAAGTTGAATTTACATTGGAATATTGATACGGTGGATGCTTGCAAGAATGATGTCCAAGAAGTACTTGAAGGCCTTCAACCTCATCCCGATTTAGAACAATTAAATATTGAAGCGTACATGGGTACCAAAACGCCCGGCTGGCTTATGACACTTGCATTACAGAAACTACAAAAATTATCcttaattaaatgcaaaaacTGGGCATGCCTACCTGCAGCACTTGGGTTGTTAGCCTCCCTCAAGGTACTACATTTAGATGACATTGGGAACATAACAATTGAGTGTGATGATTCCGTGCCTAAGATGTTTCCATCCCTGGAACTGCTTCAATTGCACAGAGCAACAGTATCATTTAAGAGCATGTCATCATCGTTATCATCATCTAGATCTCTAACAACACCAGGGCATAGCAAGTTCTTTCCTCGTCTTCAGGAGCTTATTGTGGACAAATGTGATGAGGTGAATGGATTACTCTTGCCCCATCTTTCAACTCTTAAGGCACTCCATTTAAAAGCTAGTGGTGGGCTCCAAAGTCAAGTGCCAAGATGCCTCCAAAACTTTACCTCGCTtacttcaatttatttattgtttataaaaggGTTAAAGACTGAAACCACCATCGAAATCGGGGCACAACAGCAGCAGGAAGGTTGGGTCCTACCAAATCTGAAATATATTAAGATAGAATGCTGTGAAGATAAGTCATTTATGCAGGATTTGTTGCTTCGTGTTCCTTCACTTGAGATCTTGTGTCTTTCCAAATGTAGTCCAGTAAGCCTTCTGGCAGTTGGACGCTTGTCCTTCCTTAGAGACATTGAATTAGAAGAGGTGGAGCTAATATTAGAGGATTTAGCTCCCGTGTTTCCATCTCTAAATGAACTGCGAATATTGAAGAAATCAACAATTATTTTCCAGAACGTGCCATCGTCGGTAACAACACAAATTCACAACTGCTTTCCTTGTCTTGGTTTCCTCAATATTCAGGAGTGTGATGAACTAGTGAATGGATTACATTGGTCCATATCTTCCCAATTGCCTCAATGCCTCTATGGCCTCTCTTCTCTTACTAATTTGTATTTCAGTGGCACAAAGATTGAAAATTTTCCTATAGAGGTGATGGCCACACTGCATGCACTATCCTGGTTAGAGCTTAACCATTGTAATGAGCTTTCATCAGTGGAGGGTTTACAAGCTCTCCCTTCCCTGagatatttgtatatttttaactGCCCCAAATTCAGAACCTGGTCTATAGAGGAGATGCCAATGCTGTATGAAATAGATATAAGATCTTGCCAAGATTTGGCATCTATGCCTCCTTGGTTGCATCGTCTTCCTTTACTGAAGAACTTGAGGATTCACAAATGCCCAAAGTTCGATTCACTACCAGAGGATGGCCTCCCTTCCTCACTTGAAACATTGGAAATCATAGAATGTGAACCAGGCTTAATGGAACGTTGCCAACAAGAGCAATCTCCAGAATGGCTAATGATTCAGCACATCCCCAAacgaaaatatatttattga